The proteins below come from a single Peromyscus leucopus breed LL Stock chromosome 13, UCI_PerLeu_2.1, whole genome shotgun sequence genomic window:
- the Stk17b gene encoding serine/threonine-protein kinase 17B, translating into MSRRRFDCRSVSGLLTTTPQTPVRMENFNDFYTLTSKELGRGKFAVVRQCISKSTGQEYAAKFLKKRRRGQDCRAEILHEIAVLELARACPHVINLHEVYENATEIILVLEYAAGGEIFNLCLPELAEMVSENDVIRLIKQILEGVYYLHQNNIVHLDLKPQNILLSSIYPLGDIKIVDFGMSRKIGNACELREIMGTPEYLAPEILNYDPITTATDMWNIGIIAYMLLTHTSPFVGEDNQETYLNISQVNVDYSEETFSSVSQLATDFIQSLLVKNPERRPTAESCLSHSWLQQWDLGSLVHPEETSGSSHIQDHPLRSSEDKTPKSCNGSCGDREDKENIPEDSSMVSKRFRFDDSLPSPHELVPDLLC; encoded by the exons ATGTCCCGGAGAAGATTCGATTGCCGAAGTGTCTCAGGCTTGCTGACTACCACTCCTCAAACGCCAGTGAGGATGGAGAATTTTAATGATTTCTATACACTTACGTCCAAAGAACTGGGGAG agGAAAATTTGCTGTGGTTAGACAATGTATATCAAAATCGACTGGCCAAGAGTATGCTGCAAAGTTTCTGAAAAAGAGGCGAAGGGGCCAGGATTGCCGGGCAGAGAttctgcatgagatagctgttctggaactggccAGGGCCTGTCCCCACGTGATCAATCTACATGAGGTCTATGAAAACGCAACGGAAATCATTTTGGTGTTAGAATA tgctgcAGGTGGAGAAATTTTCAACCTGTGTTTACCTGAGTTGGCTGAAATGGTATCTGAAAATGATGTTATCAGACTCATTAAACAAATCCTTGAAGGAGTTTATTATCTACATCAGAATAACATTGTTCACCTTGATTTAAAG CCACAGAATATACTATTGAGCAGTATATACCCACTTGGGGACATAAAAATTGTAGATTTTGGAATGTCTCGAAAAATTGGGAATGCATGTGAGCTTCGGGAAATCATGGGAACACCTGAATACTTAG CTCCAGAAATCCTCAACTATGATCCTATCACCACAGCAACAGATATGTG GAATATTGGCATAATAGCATATATGTTGTTAACTCATACATCGCCATTTGTAGGAGAAGATAATCAAGAAACATACCTGAATATTTCTCAAGTTAATGTAGATTATTCAGAAGAAACTTTCTCATCAGTTTCACAACTGGCCACAGACTTCATCCAGAGCCTTCTAGTAAAGAATCCAGA GAGAAGACCAACAGCAGAATCCTGCCTTTCTCATTCTTGGCTACAGCAGTGGGACTTGGGAAGCTTGGTTCACCCTGAGGAAACTTCAGGGTCCTCTCACATTCAGGATCATCCCCTCAGGTCCTCGGAAGACAAGACCCCCAAGTCCTGTAATGGAAGCTGTGGAGACCGGGAGGATAAGGAGAATATCCCTGAGGACAGCAGCATGGTTTCTAAAAGATTTCGCTTTGACGACTCCTTGCCCAGCCCCCATGAACTTGTTCCAGATTTGCTGTGTTAG